In Oreochromis niloticus isolate F11D_XX linkage group LG5, O_niloticus_UMD_NMBU, whole genome shotgun sequence, a single window of DNA contains:
- the LOC102076118 gene encoding myelin-oligodendrocyte glycoprotein-like yields the protein MNKDPLKTGDLSLTVNYPIQWNRDICTCTVYSGEGSILMKKRVKLKVRDCQVEVEEGVDSVQLPFKTTGDLPGDTKVEWRRIEPKTLMTVHIYQNGSDQSEEQNQDYRDRTKMNEDLLKTGDLSLTLKHPTERDSGRYRCGAYRRESNIWREKTVLLRVKGEFKSGIKEGRSSSADATHLIADQSV from the exons ATGAATAAAGACccgctgaaaactggagacctcagtttGACTGTGAACTACCCCATACAGTGGAACAGAGACATCtgcacctgcaccgtctacagcgGGGAGGGAAGCATCCTGATGAAGAAGCGAGTGAAGctgaaggtcagag ActgtcaggtggaggtggaggaagggGTGGATTCTGTCCAGCTACCATTCAAAACCACTGGTGATCTACCTGGTGACACTAAAGTGGAGTGGAGACGCATTGAACCCAAAACACTTATGACTGTCCATATTTATCAGAATGGATCTGACCAGTCTGAAGAACAGAACCAGgattacagagaccgaacaaagatgaatgaagacctgctgaaaactggagacctcagtctgaccctgaaacaccccacagagagagacagtgggagATACAGATGTGGAGCTTACAGACGGGAGAGCAACATATGGAGGGAGAAAACAGTGCTACTTAGGGTCAAAG GAGAGTTCAAATCGGGAATCAAAGAGGGGAGATCCAGCTCAGCTGATGCAACTCATCTGATagctgatcaatcagtttga